From the Methanomicrobia archaeon genome, one window contains:
- a CDS encoding hydrogenase iron-sulfur subunit, whose protein sequence is MSEEDFEPRIVVFCCTGCAYASADLSGATRLQYPPGVRIVRVLCAGRVDPYFVLRAFERGFDGVLIAACHPGDCRYHSGNEKAAQRVQMLKELLGAIGIDAKRLRLDYFASVEGGKFAHRITKFVNEVRNLGRNEVRVERPKDAPEELESIIADTAVYYCAECGKCTSICPVSEAKPFSPRVTVGQALFGFTNDVEQVAFDCLTCGRCGDICPAVVDFPEFIRRVRRRLLFESYEPNPSHGNLFVSSARIMSQTEVDGGMRRALFKELKTKARGELVYFTGCAPLYQFLFKDIGCAVDLPFERIGAEIASIPRDAVFLMNRAGVTPAIAEREKCCGHDLYWIGDDETFRALARYNATLLRETGAKRVVCSCPEGYWILKQKYPEFVEFDFEVLHISELLQELVERSDLQLGSAPADRERISVTYQDPCRLGKLLGVYDAPRFLLQEAGFTLSEMAHAREIANCCGGPNAWVGCGSAHRRMQLTRLEEATATGSELLVTACPKCQAHLRCAQLGDLPPGRSVKIEIKDLVTVLADAVREVH, encoded by the coding sequence TCGCGTAGACCCGTACTTCGTGCTCCGTGCATTCGAACGCGGGTTTGATGGGGTTCTGATCGCGGCCTGTCATCCGGGTGACTGCCGTTACCACTCGGGGAACGAAAAGGCAGCGCAGCGCGTCCAGATGCTCAAAGAACTGCTGGGAGCCATCGGGATCGACGCGAAACGTTTGCGCCTTGACTATTTCGCATCAGTCGAGGGCGGGAAGTTCGCGCACCGTATTACAAAGTTCGTAAACGAGGTGCGGAACCTGGGCAGGAACGAGGTACGGGTAGAACGGCCCAAAGACGCGCCCGAGGAATTAGAGAGCATCATCGCTGATACCGCGGTATATTACTGTGCAGAATGTGGCAAATGTACCTCCATCTGTCCCGTTTCAGAAGCAAAGCCCTTCTCGCCCCGGGTTACGGTCGGCCAGGCCCTCTTCGGGTTCACAAACGACGTGGAGCAGGTAGCCTTCGATTGCCTCACCTGCGGGCGCTGTGGGGATATCTGTCCCGCGGTGGTTGATTTTCCTGAATTCATACGGCGCGTGCGCCGGCGGCTGCTCTTTGAGAGCTACGAGCCGAACCCGAGTCATGGCAACCTCTTCGTCTCATCGGCACGTATCATGTCGCAGACCGAGGTGGATGGCGGGATGAGACGCGCTCTGTTTAAAGAGCTCAAAACAAAGGCGCGGGGTGAGCTGGTATACTTCACCGGCTGCGCACCGCTCTATCAATTCCTCTTTAAGGATATTGGATGCGCGGTGGATCTACCCTTTGAGCGCATTGGCGCGGAGATCGCGAGTATCCCGCGTGATGCGGTCTTCTTGATGAACCGTGCTGGCGTAACGCCCGCAATTGCAGAGCGCGAGAAGTGCTGCGGGCACGACCTCTACTGGATCGGTGATGACGAAACCTTCCGGGCACTTGCCCGATACAACGCCACACTGCTCAGAGAGACGGGCGCGAAGCGCGTGGTCTGCTCATGCCCCGAGGGCTACTGGATACTGAAGCAGAAATATCCAGAATTTGTGGAGTTCGACTTCGAAGTCCTGCACATCTCCGAGCTCTTACAAGAGCTGGTGGAGCGTAGTGACCTGCAACTCGGCTCAGCGCCGGCGGACCGTGAGCGAATAAGTGTCACGTACCAGGATCCCTGCAGGTTGGGTAAATTGCTCGGGGTCTACGATGCGCCTAGATTCTTGCTGCAGGAGGCGGGATTTACCCTATCCGAGATGGCGCATGCACGGGAGATCGCGAACTGCTGTGGTGGTCCGAACGCGTGGGTGGGTTGCGGTAGTGCGCATCGGCGGATGCAGCTGACCCGGTTGGAGGAGGCAACTGCAACCGGTAGCGAGCTACTCGTGACTGCATGCCCGAAATGTCAGGCGCACTTGCGATGTGCGCAGCTGGGTGACCTCCCGCCAGGCCGATCTGTGAAGATCGAGATAAAAGATTTAGTAACCGTGCTCGCCGATGCGGTCAGAGAGGTGCACTGA